In one Sphingomonas sp. AP4-R1 genomic region, the following are encoded:
- a CDS encoding TonB-dependent receptor — protein sequence MRSTTTALTALVFAMLAPGAARAEAPDAVSAAEGAEAGLPDVVVTARRRTEDAQSVPGALSVVDAELLQRSYTVNTQGLSLLVPSVNYSSANPRNTAFTIRGLGSSVVAVSQANDGLEPGVGFYIDQVYHARPATAAFDFSDIEQIEVLRGPQGTLFGKNTTAGAISITSKEPSFTPEGSAELSYGNYRFLQVRASASAPIIDDVLAIRLSGLSTRRDGVIRNVRGGDHNGIGNQAVRGQLLWKPTATFKFKLIADYTGFSSNCCTQVYLRVGQSQRAAARQFPALAAGLGYAPPSTNAYDRVTDIDAQLDVSTSEGGVTGIADWDIGPATITSVTGWRFWDWDAANDRDYTGVPIQITQHIPSLQHQFSQELRVASNGDHALSYVAGLYYFQQSLIGHPISIYGPQATYWLLGPASQYPQNLLDGYGTNGTTDFRSKSYAAFGEVNWKILPRLTATGGLRYTYEHKTGSYDTFVFGGLPTTNTTLVNAKLSILRPQTYAAKDNDGSLSGRANLSYQLTDGIMGYASFARGFKSGGINMSGLALTSTNQPALSTAVVRPEKNTTWEAGVKTRLFDRRLILNADAYYTRVTDFQATIVDSSQTVALRGYLSNIPKVVVKGVEVDATALVTRTLSLRGALEYAHGRYADYPAGPCPLEFQTAATTACNLTGRRLSGLPTWAATIGGDWTPAVSAAGRSGALVLHADSAWRSGYYGDPSLSRYTFIRGYNVTNASLGYRDDKGWEVAVFARNLFNTNYIQNLTIQAGNSGLILGTPSDPRTYGVTLRVRT from the coding sequence ATGCGATCGACCACCACCGCGCTCACCGCGCTTGTTTTTGCCATGCTCGCTCCGGGCGCCGCCCGTGCCGAGGCGCCCGACGCCGTATCCGCGGCCGAAGGCGCCGAGGCCGGTTTGCCGGACGTGGTCGTCACGGCGCGCCGCCGCACCGAGGATGCCCAGAGCGTGCCCGGCGCGCTCTCGGTGGTCGATGCGGAGCTACTCCAGCGCAGCTATACGGTGAATACGCAGGGGCTCAGCCTGCTCGTGCCGAGCGTCAATTACAGCTCGGCCAATCCGCGCAACACGGCCTTCACGATCCGCGGCCTCGGCTCGTCGGTGGTCGCGGTCAGCCAGGCCAATGACGGGCTGGAGCCGGGCGTCGGCTTCTATATCGATCAGGTCTATCATGCGCGCCCCGCCACCGCCGCGTTCGATTTCTCGGACATCGAGCAGATCGAGGTGCTGCGCGGGCCGCAGGGAACATTGTTCGGCAAGAACACCACGGCGGGCGCGATCAGCATCACCTCGAAGGAGCCGAGCTTCACGCCCGAGGGTTCGGCGGAACTCTCCTACGGCAATTATCGCTTCCTGCAGGTGCGCGCCTCGGCCTCCGCGCCGATCATCGACGATGTGCTGGCGATCCGCCTGTCCGGCCTCTCCACGCGCCGCGACGGCGTGATCCGCAACGTGCGCGGCGGCGATCATAACGGGATCGGCAATCAGGCGGTGCGCGGGCAATTGCTGTGGAAGCCCACCGCCACGTTCAAATTCAAGCTGATCGCCGATTACACCGGCTTTTCGAGCAATTGCTGCACGCAGGTCTATCTCCGCGTCGGCCAGAGCCAGCGCGCGGCCGCGCGCCAGTTTCCCGCGCTGGCGGCGGGGCTCGGCTATGCGCCGCCCAGCACCAATGCCTATGACCGCGTGACCGATATCGATGCGCAGCTGGACGTGTCCACCAGCGAGGGCGGCGTCACCGGAATCGCCGATTGGGACATCGGCCCGGCGACGATCACCTCCGTCACCGGATGGCGTTTCTGGGATTGGGATGCGGCCAACGACCGCGACTATACCGGCGTGCCGATCCAGATCACGCAGCACATCCCCTCGCTGCAGCACCAGTTCAGCCAGGAACTGCGCGTCGCCTCGAACGGCGATCATGCGCTGAGCTATGTCGCCGGCCTCTATTATTTCCAGCAGAGCCTGATCGGCCACCCGATCAGCATCTACGGCCCGCAGGCGACCTACTGGCTGCTCGGGCCCGCCAGCCAATATCCGCAAAATCTGCTCGACGGATATGGCACCAACGGCACGACCGATTTCCGCTCGAAAAGCTATGCCGCGTTCGGCGAGGTCAACTGGAAAATCCTGCCGCGCCTGACCGCGACGGGCGGCCTGCGCTATACCTATGAGCATAAGACCGGCAGCTACGACACGTTCGTCTTCGGTGGCCTGCCGACGACCAATACCACGCTGGTGAACGCCAAGCTCTCGATCCTGCGCCCGCAGACCTATGCGGCGAAGGACAATGACGGCAGTCTCTCCGGCCGCGCCAATCTGAGCTACCAGCTGACCGATGGCATCATGGGCTATGCGAGCTTCGCGCGCGGCTTCAAATCGGGCGGCATCAACATGTCGGGCCTCGCGCTCACCTCCACCAACCAGCCCGCTCTCTCCACCGCCGTCGTGCGGCCGGAGAAGAATACGACGTGGGAGGCGGGCGTGAAGACGCGCCTGTTCGACCGGCGCCTGATCCTGAACGCGGATGCCTATTACACGCGCGTCACCGATTTTCAGGCGACGATCGTGGACAGCAGCCAGACGGTGGCGCTGCGCGGCTATCTGTCGAATATCCCGAAGGTGGTGGTGAAGGGTGTCGAGGTGGATGCGACCGCGCTCGTCACGCGCACGCTCTCCCTGCGCGGGGCGCTGGAATATGCGCATGGCCGCTACGCCGATTATCCGGCGGGTCCGTGTCCGCTGGAATTCCAGACGGCGGCGACCACGGCGTGCAACCTCACCGGACGGCGCCTCTCGGGCCTGCCGACCTGGGCCGCGACGATCGGCGGCGACTGGACGCCGGCGGTTTCGGCTGCGGGCCGCTCCGGCGCTCTCGTGCTTCATGCCGACAGCGCTTGGCGCAGCGGCTATTATGGCGATCCGTCGCTGTCCCGCTACACGTTCATCCGCGGCTACAACGTCACCAATGCCAGCCTCGGCTATCGCGACGACAAGGGCTGGGAAGTGGCGGTGTTCGCCCGCAACCTGTTCAACACGAACTATATCCAGAACCTGACGATCCAGGCGGGCAATTCGGGCCTGATCCTCGGCACGCCGAGCGATCCGCGAACCTATGGGGTGACGCTCAGGGTTCGGACCTGA
- a CDS encoding winged helix-turn-helix domain-containing protein, protein MKIGPLLIKLRMICGDRFAMGPGKAQLLEALDREGSISGAARSLDMSYRRAWLLVDETNRCFTEPLVETLAGGGRERGARLTPAGHKAIAAFRALEEASAVLAESEASRTLAAMIRAEPLAAEERAKDE, encoded by the coding sequence ATGAAAATCGGACCGCTTCTGATCAAGCTCCGCATGATCTGCGGCGATCGCTTCGCGATGGGGCCGGGCAAGGCGCAGTTGCTGGAGGCGCTGGATCGGGAAGGCTCCATCTCCGGCGCGGCCCGATCGCTGGACATGAGCTATCGGCGCGCGTGGCTGCTGGTCGACGAAACCAATCGCTGCTTCACCGAGCCACTGGTGGAGACGCTGGCGGGCGGCGGACGCGAGCGCGGCGCGCGGCTGACGCCGGCCGGGCACAAGGCGATCGCGGCGTTCCGCGCGCTGGAGGAAGCCTCGGCCGTGCTGGCGGAGAGCGAGGCGAGCCGCACGCTGGCCGCGATGATCCGCGCCGAGCCGCTCGCGGCGGAAGAGCGCGCCAAGGACGAATAA
- a CDS encoding 3-oxoacid CoA-transferase subunit B: protein MPWDRNQMAARAARELEDGFYVNLGIGIPTLVANNIPEGMEVTLQSENGMLGIGPFPYDDEVDADLINAGKQTISELPSSSFFSSSDSFAMIRGGHIDLTVLGAMEVAENGDIANWMIPGKMVKGMGGAMDLVAGVKKIIVVMEHTSKNGDAKFIPACTLPLTGTNVVDMIITDLCVFSRPDHDSPFKLIELAPDVTAEDIAAKTTAHYIS, encoded by the coding sequence ATGCCTTGGGATCGCAACCAGATGGCGGCGCGCGCCGCGCGCGAGTTGGAAGACGGCTTCTACGTGAACCTCGGCATCGGCATCCCGACGCTGGTGGCGAACAATATCCCGGAAGGGATGGAGGTGACGCTCCAGTCCGAGAACGGCATGCTCGGCATCGGGCCGTTTCCCTATGATGACGAGGTGGATGCGGACCTGATCAACGCCGGCAAGCAGACGATCAGCGAGCTGCCTTCGTCGAGCTTCTTCTCCTCGTCGGACAGCTTCGCGATGATCCGCGGCGGCCATATCGACCTCACCGTGCTGGGCGCGATGGAAGTGGCCGAGAATGGCGACATCGCCAACTGGATGATCCCCGGCAAGATGGTGAAGGGCATGGGCGGCGCGATGGATCTCGTCGCCGGCGTGAAGAAGATCATCGTCGTGATGGAGCACACGTCCAAGAACGGCGACGCCAAGTTCATCCCGGCCTGCACGCTGCCGCTCACCGGCACCAACGTGGTCGACATGATCATCACCGATCTGTGCGTGTTCAGCCGCCCCGATCATGACAGCCCGTTCAAGCTGATCGAACTGGCGCCGGATGTGACGGCCGAGGACATCGCGGCGAAAACGACGGCCCACTATATTTCGTAA
- a CDS encoding DUF5076 domain-containing protein, which yields MSSSTWEPEGRITLENAEDLGPDSAEIARVWVNDEGGASVWIAAFRLEDPKMFGYLMADTMRHAARAYAGTWSIEEDAALEAIAQGLSEALRGQTTTVTTIQDGSLN from the coding sequence ATGAGCAGCAGCACCTGGGAGCCGGAAGGCCGCATCACGCTGGAAAATGCCGAGGATCTGGGGCCGGACTCGGCGGAGATCGCGCGCGTCTGGGTCAATGACGAGGGCGGGGCGAGCGTGTGGATCGCCGCCTTCCGGCTCGAGGATCCGAAGATGTTCGGCTATCTGATGGCCGACACGATGCGCCACGCCGCGCGCGCTTACGCCGGCACCTGGTCGATCGAGGAAGATGCCGCGCTCGAAGCCATCGCGCAGGGCCTGAGCGAGGCGCTGCGCGGCCAGACCACCACAGTGACGACCATTCAGGACGGGAGCCTCAACTGA
- a CDS encoding HAD family acid phosphatase translates to MLRPAVAALALMALGGCATMSAETVAPVMAKPAPAPSVPKVYQWLGSAEAAAISRQSYGALTRYVLDRVEARRKGQPIEGAVLTDGATLEAPRWADCGSKPAAIVLDMDETAILNSGANYDSARRGDPPYDPARWDTWEEASPAFVDPVPGSVEALAALRAAGVTPIFISNRQTRFAAQAAQALAAAGLGPAAQGETMFLRDAGAASGKDPRRAAVSARFCVIAMGGDQLGDFSDLFNAKGLAPAARRALAALPSVSARWGQGWFLMPNPAYGPGDAGTLEQVFPDHRWPGPEESAR, encoded by the coding sequence ATGCTTCGGCCCGCTGTGGCCGCACTCGCGCTGATGGCGCTGGGCGGCTGCGCGACCATGTCTGCGGAGACGGTGGCGCCGGTGATGGCGAAACCCGCTCCCGCGCCGTCGGTGCCGAAAGTCTATCAGTGGCTTGGCTCGGCCGAGGCCGCCGCGATCTCGCGCCAATCCTATGGCGCGCTGACCCGCTACGTGCTGGATCGTGTCGAGGCGCGCCGGAAGGGCCAGCCGATCGAGGGCGCGGTGCTGACGGACGGCGCCACGCTGGAGGCGCCGCGCTGGGCCGACTGTGGGTCGAAGCCCGCCGCGATCGTCCTCGACATGGACGAGACTGCGATTCTCAACAGCGGTGCCAATTACGATTCGGCCCGCCGGGGCGATCCGCCTTATGATCCCGCCCGCTGGGATACATGGGAGGAAGCGAGTCCCGCATTCGTCGATCCCGTGCCCGGCTCGGTCGAGGCGCTGGCGGCGCTGCGGGCGGCGGGGGTGACGCCGATCTTCATCAGCAATCGCCAGACCCGCTTCGCCGCGCAGGCCGCGCAGGCGCTCGCCGCCGCCGGCCTCGGCCCGGCCGCGCAGGGCGAGACGATGTTCCTGCGCGATGCGGGCGCCGCCAGCGGCAAGGATCCGCGCCGCGCCGCCGTGTCCGCCCGCTTCTGCGTGATCGCGATGGGCGGGGACCAACTCGGCGATTTCAGCGATCTGTTCAATGCAAAGGGTCTCGCGCCCGCAGCCCGGCGCGCGCTGGCGGCGCTGCCGTCCGTCTCGGCGCGCTGGGGGCAGGGCTGGTTCCTGATGCCGAACCCGGCCTACGGCCCGGGCGATGCGGGCACGCTGGAGCAGGTCTTTCCGGATCATCGCTGGCCGGGGCCGGAGGAGAGCGCACGATGA
- a CDS encoding CoA transferase subunit A has protein sequence MANKIYSDATTALAGLLRDGMTICSGGFGLCGLPERLIDAIEASGVTGLTVVSNNAGIDGVGLGKLLRTRQIKKMISSYVGENKEFERQYLAGELEVEFCPQGTLAERCRAGGAGIPGFYTKTGVGTIVADGKELKEFDGQTYVLERGIVADLSIIKGWKADESGNLIFRKTARNFNQPMATASKMTVAEVEEIVPVGSLDPDAIHVPGIYVKRLVVGAPYDKKIEFRTTRPREAA, from the coding sequence ATGGCGAACAAGATCTATTCCGATGCGACCACGGCGCTGGCGGGGCTGTTGCGGGACGGGATGACGATCTGCTCGGGAGGCTTCGGCCTGTGCGGCCTGCCGGAGCGCCTGATCGATGCGATCGAGGCGTCGGGCGTGACGGGTCTGACGGTCGTATCGAACAATGCCGGCATCGACGGCGTCGGCCTCGGCAAGCTGCTGCGCACGCGTCAGATCAAGAAGATGATCTCGTCCTATGTGGGCGAGAACAAGGAATTCGAGCGGCAATATCTGGCGGGCGAGCTGGAGGTGGAATTCTGCCCCCAGGGCACCTTGGCCGAGCGCTGCCGCGCGGGCGGCGCGGGCATTCCCGGTTTCTATACCAAGACCGGTGTCGGCACGATCGTGGCGGACGGCAAGGAACTGAAGGAGTTTGACGGCCAGACCTATGTGCTGGAGCGCGGCATCGTCGCCGACCTCTCGATCATCAAGGGCTGGAAGGCGGACGAGAGCGGCAATCTGATCTTCCGCAAGACCGCGCGCAACTTCAACCAGCCGATGGCCACCGCCTCGAAGATGACGGTCGCCGAGGTGGAGGAGATCGTGCCGGTCGGCAGCCTCGACCCCGATGCGATCCACGTGCCCGGCATCTATGTGAAGCGTCTTGTCGTCGGCGCGCCCTACGACAAGAAGATCGAGTTCCGCACCACGCGTCCGCGCGAGGCGGCGTGA